The following are encoded in a window of Castanea sativa cultivar Marrone di Chiusa Pesio chromosome 5, ASM4071231v1 genomic DNA:
- the LOC142636654 gene encoding uncharacterized protein LOC142636654, whose product MPKTLFYSHLLTNLNPTIINKLLLLLPLLLVSQNQSMAVTCSSFSSSSIHIPILKSGLIMRPISKSLMLKHTQVPVKKLPRLQIKCSIKNKVYEDRSNGIICYRDDSGEIVCEGYDDEAPRFQQQVPRTTCHPRDVEIIDLLFQQSGYQIVKGSGLNNVDESVAVQKDLNCNGFNSFC is encoded by the exons ATGCCCAAAACATTATTCTATTCCCATCTCCTAACAAACCTCAACCCCACCATCATTAacaaacttcttcttcttctgcctCTTCTTCTTGTTTCACAAAATCAATCAATGGCTGTaacttgttcttctttttcttcttcttctattcaCATCCCAATTCTGAAATCTGGTCTAATCATGAGGCCTATCAGCAAATCTCTGATGCTTAAACACACTCAAGTTCCAGTCAAGAAATTACCTAGACTCCAGATCAAATGTTCCATTAAAAACAAG GTTTATGAGGATAGGTCCAATGGCATAATCTGCTATAGAGATGATAGTGGGGAAATAGTTTGCGAAGGATATGACGATGAAGCCCCTCGCTTTCAACAACAGGTTCCAAGAACAACTTGTCATCCAAG AGACGTCGAGATCATTGATCTTCTTTTTCAACAAAGTGGGTATCAAATTGTTAAAGGCAGTGGATTGAACAATgttgatgaaagtgttgctGTGCAGAAGGACCTCAATTGCAATGGCTTTAACTCTTTCTGCTAA